In Rhodamnia argentea isolate NSW1041297 chromosome 11, ASM2092103v1, whole genome shotgun sequence, one genomic interval encodes:
- the LOC115731380 gene encoding eukaryotic translation initiation factor 4B3, whose product MAAIVSPWATKPGAWSLDSEENEDELLQQQKSDAASGGSAAAAPLADFPSLAAAAATKPKKKKGQTISLAEFSTYKAAAPKFEPSKGLTREDLLALPTGPRERSAEELDRSRLGGGFKSYGSGRYGSNDSGEDSQNSRWGSSRVSDDSWRQGGFNREASKEILPSRADETDDWSATKKSAVGNGFERRERGGFFGSQSKADESDSWVSNKSSEQRPFSGEVGRERRGFNRGGFESSNGGGADADRWGRRKEDEGSFGSGTDADKWGKRREEEGSFGSGADADKWSKRKEDEGSFGSSRPRLVLQPRKLAVGDGAGSGSGVVAKPKASSPFGEARPREEVLKEKGQDWKEIDEKLDTMKIKEVETGDKGEGSFGRRSFGSGSGKVNLQEDRTERTWRKNDSNEVTVVPSPSVEEDDSGVEGN is encoded by the exons ATGGCGGCAATCGTCTCCCCCTGGGCCACCAAACCTGGTGCGTGGTCCCTCGACTCCGAGGAGAACGAGGATGAGCTCCTCCAGCAGCAGAAATCGGACGCCGCCAGTGGCGGCTCCGCGGCGGCGGCGCCGCTCGCCGACTTCCCctccctcgccgccgccgcggccaccaagccaaagaagaagaagggccaGACCATCTCGTTGGCCGAGTTCTCCACCTACAAAGCGGCTGCTCCCAAATTCGAACCGTCCAAAGGCCTCACGCGCGAGGATCTCCTGGCGCTGCCCACTGGCCCGCGCGAGCGATCCGCGGAGGAGCTGGACCGGAGCCGGCTTGGCGGGGGCTTTAAGTCGTACGGCTCCGGGCGCTATGGGTCGAACGATTCGGGGGAGGACTCGCAGAACTCGCGGTGGGGCTCGTCTAGGGTTTCGGACGATTCGTGGAGGCAAGGAGGGTTCAATAGGGAAGCGAGCAAGGAAATCTTGCCCTCGCGGGCTGATGAGACTGATGATTGGTCTGCTACGAAGAAATCAGCGGTGGGAAATGGTttcgagaggagagagaggggcggATTCTTCGGTTCGCAGTCCAAAGCTGATGAGTCGGATAGCTGGGTGTCGAATAAGAGTTCTGAGCAGCGGCCGTTCAGTGGCGAAGTGggcagagagaggagagggttTAACAGAGGGGGTTTTGAGAGTTCTAACGGTGGTGGCGCAGATGCTGATAGATGGGGCAGAAGGAAGGAAGATGAAGGTAGTTTCGGCAGCGGCACAGATGCTGATAAATGGGGCAAGAGGAGGGAAGAAGAGGGTAGTTTTGGCAGCGGCGCAGATGCTGATAAATGGAGCAAGAGGAAGGAAGACGAAGGTAGTTTTGGGAGTTCACGGCCCAGGCTTGTTTTGCAGCCCAGGAAGTTGGCTGTTGGTGATGGGGCAGGGTCAGGTTCAGGCGTGGTGGCAAAGCCGAAAGCATCGAGCCCCTTTGGAGAGGCAAGGCCGCGAGAGGAGGTGTTGAAGGAAAAGGGGCAGGATTGGAAGGAGATTGATGAGAAGTTGGATACAATGAAGATTAAGGAAGTGGAGACAGGAGATAAGGGAGAAGGGTCTTTTGGGAGGAGGAGCTTTGGGAGTGGAAGTGGAAAGGTCAATTTACAGGAGGACAGGACCGAGAGGACTTGGAGGAAGAATGATTCCAATGAGGTCACAGTGGTACCTTCCCCAAG TGTCGAGGAGGATGACAGTGGAGTTGAAGGAAACTAA
- the LOC125312786 gene encoding probable amidase At4g34880 — protein MATEPPFASYPSRVLLVLFAVALLVLRIDALAPPAFSIEGASAHDLQLAFRQNKLTSRQLTEFYLDRIRRLNPLLRGVIEANPDALRQADRADQERKAKPHGLLSALHGIPILLKDNIATKDKMNTTAGSFALLGSVVPRDAGVVARLRRAGAVLLGKASLSEWAHYRSSRAPSGWCARSGQGKNPYNLSADPCGSSSGSAISVAANMGAVSLGTETDGSILCPSSFNSVVGIKPTLGLTSRGGVVPITPRQDTVGPMCRTVADAVHVLDVIVGFDPYDAKATREVSKYIPRGGYKRFLKADGLKGKRLGIVRNPFFDIYSGTPVLEAFNSHFNTLRKQGAVLVDHLELANVNEIYSVASGEGVAMSAEFKLALNTYLRDLVVSPVRSLADVIAFNNKHKHAEKIDEYGQDLFLAAQATSGINATVKSAWRNMDRLTRDGFEKLMRQNELDALVTPGYIVSKVLAIGGFPGISVPAGYDEDGVPFGICFGGLRGSEPTLIEIAYGFEQATKIRRPPSLMH, from the exons ATGGCTACCGAACCTCCATTTGCCTCTTATCCATCACGGGTGCTTCTTGTTCTCTTTGCCGTTGCATTGCTCGTGCTCCGAATCGACGCTCTAGCTCCACCAGCCTTCTCTATCGAAGGAGCAAGCGCACACGATCTCCAGCTCGCTTTCAGGCAAAACAAACTCACCTCAAGGCAGCTGACTGAGTTCTACCTCGACCGGATTCGGAGACTCAACCCGCTCCTCAGAGGGGTCATTGAGGCGAACCCAGATGCACTGCGCCAAGCCGATAGAGCCGACCAAGAACGCAAGGCAAAGCCACATGGCTTGCTCTCTGCCTTGCACGGGATCCCTATACTGCTCAAGGATAACATAGCCACCAAAGACAAGATGAACACCACAGCGGGCTCCTTCGCGCTTCTAGGCTCGGTCGTGCCTCGGGATGCCGGCGTGGTGGCTCGGCTGAGGAGGGCCGGAGCCGTGTTGCTGGGAAAGGCGAGCTTGAGCGAGTGGGCTCACTATCGCTCTTCTCGTGCGCCCAGTGGATGGTGTGCCAGGAGCGGCCAGGGAAAG AATCCATACAACCTATCAGCGGATCCTTGCGGATCAAGTAGCGGGTCGGCCATCTCCGTGGCAGCGAATATGGGGGCAGTGTCGCTGGGAACGGAGACGGACGGCTCAATCTTGTGTCCCTCCAGTTTTAACTCAGTGGTGGGCATCAAACCCACCCTTGGCTTGACGAGCCGAGGTGGGGTTGTCCCCATCACTCCCAGACAGGACACTGTCGG GCCAATGTGCAGGACTGTTGCAGATGCCGTCCATGTCCTCGATGTCATCGTAGGATTCGATCCTTATGATGCCAAAGCCACTAGAGAAGTGTCGAAGTACATCCCGAGAGGGGGCTACAAGCGATTTCTCAAAGCCGACGGGCTCAAAGGCAAGAGACTCGGAATCGTTAGGAACCCTTTCTTCGACATCTACTCAGGAACTCCGGTCCTCGAAGCATTTAATAGCCATTTCAACACCCTGAG GAAACAAGGTGCAGTATTGGTGGACCACTTGGAATTAGCCAACGTAAATGAAATATACTCTGTAGCGAGCGGCGAAGGTGTAGCGATGTCGGCCGAGTTCAAGCTAGCCCTGAATACTTACCTGCGAGATTTGGTCGTCTCGCCAGTTCGATCCCTTGCCGATGTAATTGCCTTCAACAACAAGCACAAGCATGCG GAAAAGATCGATGAGTACGGCCAAGACTTGTTCCTTGCGGCACAAGCCACGAGTGGGATCAATGCGACTGTGAAATCAGCATGGCGAAACATGGACAGATTGACCCGAGATGGGTTTGAGAAGCTGATGAGGCAGAACGAGCTGGATGCACTGGTGACTCCTGGTTATATAGTGAGCAAGGTTCTTGCGATCGGAGGCTTCCCAGGAATAAGCGTGCCCGCCGGATACGACGAGGATGGAGTGCCCTTTGGGATTTGCTTTGGAGGCTTGAGAGGCTCTGAGCCTACGCTCATCGAAATCGCTTACGGGTTCGAGCAAGCCACCAAGATCAGGAGGCCGCCATCGCTCATGCA TTGA
- the LOC115731379 gene encoding probable amidase At4g34880 isoform X2, whose translation MASLFSLSLLLLFLSFVTAAIDDSQFTFHEATIETIHLAFAQNRLTSRQLVHFYVDRVQTLNPSLRCVLELNPDALHQADEADRLRAAAGGDGTTLGHLHGIPVLLKDSIGTDDKLNTSAGSYALLGARVARDAFVVERLRSAGAVILGKASMSEWYSVRSFEMPSGWCARGGEGLNPYVKSGDPCGSSSGSAIAVAANMVAVSLGTETDGSIICPGDHNSVVGFKPTVGLTSRAGVIPLSPRQDSIGPICRSVSDAVHVLDAIVGFDPRDEATGEAAKFIPMGGYKQFLREDGLKGKRLGIEKMEEYNQDGLIAAEMTNMLDEEVVEAERRMKQLSEEGFEKLMKENELDAMVTLGADAATVLAIGGYPALTVPAGYDDNGMPFGICFGGLKGSEAKLIETAYAFEQATRMRKPPLSYSTEFHYPHYQ comes from the exons ATGGCTTCCCTCTTCTCACTCTCActccttctcctcttcctctccttcgtCACCGCCGCCATCGACGATTCTCAGTTCACCTTCCACGAAGCCACCATCGAAACCATCCACCTCGCCTTCGCCCAAAACAGGCTCACCTCCCGCCAGCTCGTCCACTTCTACGTGGACCGAGTTCAAACCCTGAACCCCTCCCTCCGCTGCGTCCTGGAGCTCAACCCCGACGCTCTCCATCAGGCCGACGAGGCCGATCGGCTGAGAGCAGCTGCCGGTGGGGACGGGACCACCCTGGGGCACTTGCATGGGATCCCCGTCCTCCTCAAGGACAGCATCGGGACTgacgacaagctgaacaccagCGCCGGGTCGTACGCGCTGCTGGGGGCTCGCGTCGCGAGGGACGCGTTCGTGGTGGAGAGGTTGAGGAGCGCCGGGGCTGTGATTTTGGGCAAGGCGAGTATGAGCGAGTGGTACTCGGTCCGGTCCTTTGAGATGCCCAGTGGCTGGTGCGCTCGAGGTGGAGAGGGCTTG AATCCTTATGTGAAATCGGGTGACCCATGTGGCTCCAGCAGTGGCTCAGCAATAGCAGTGGCTGCAAACATGGTTGCTGTGTCATTAGGGACTGAAACTGATGGTTCCATCATCTGCCCAGGTGATCATAATTCGGTTGTCGGTTTCAAGCCCACGGTTGGACTCACTAGTCGGGCAGGCGTTATTCCACTTTCACCACGCCAAGACTCAATTGG GCCCATATGCAGAAGTGTGTCGGATGCAGTCCATGTACTTGATGCAATAGTTGGATTTGATCCAAGGGATGAAGCTACAGGGGAAGCAGCCAAATTCATACCTATGGGTGGTTACAAGCAGTTCCTTAGGGAAGATGGTCTCAAGGGAAAAAGATTGGGCATA GAGAAGATGGAAGAGTATAACCAGGATGGATTAATTGCAGCAGAGATGACAAACATGCTCGACGAGGAAGTTGTCGAGGCAGAACGTAGGATGAAACAGTTGTCGGAAGAGGGATTTGAAAAGCTAATGAAGGAAAACGAGCTGGACGCCATGGTGACGCTAGGTGCAGATGCTGCCACAGTTCTGGCAATTGGAGGCTATCCAGCGCTGACTGTCCCCGCCGGATACGACGACAATGGAATGCCGTTCGGGATTTGCTTTGGGGGATTGAAGGGATCGGAAGCCAAGTTGATTGAGACAGCCTATGCTTTTGAACAAGCCACGAGGATGCGTAAACCTCCTCTCTCATATTCTACTGAATTTCACTATCCGCATTATCAGTAA
- the LOC115731379 gene encoding probable amidase At4g34880 isoform X1, with protein sequence MASLFSLSLLLLFLSFVTAAIDDSQFTFHEATIETIHLAFAQNRLTSRQLVHFYVDRVQTLNPSLRCVLELNPDALHQADEADRLRAAAGGDGTTLGHLHGIPVLLKDSIGTDDKLNTSAGSYALLGARVARDAFVVERLRSAGAVILGKASMSEWYSVRSFEMPSGWCARGGEGLNPYVKSGDPCGSSSGSAIAVAANMVAVSLGTETDGSIICPGDHNSVVGFKPTVGLTSRAGVIPLSPRQDSIGPICRSVSDAVHVLDAIVGFDPRDEATGEAAKFIPMGGYKQFLREDGLKGKRLGIVRKPFLDSFKGSTAASAFDQHLVTFWSNGATVVDNLEIENIGIILNPAQSGEMALLLAEFKHTLNEYLGGLSNSRVKSLAEVIAFNSNNPDLEKMEEYNQDGLIAAEMTNMLDEEVVEAERRMKQLSEEGFEKLMKENELDAMVTLGADAATVLAIGGYPALTVPAGYDDNGMPFGICFGGLKGSEAKLIETAYAFEQATRMRKPPLSYSTEFHYPHYQ encoded by the exons ATGGCTTCCCTCTTCTCACTCTCActccttctcctcttcctctccttcgtCACCGCCGCCATCGACGATTCTCAGTTCACCTTCCACGAAGCCACCATCGAAACCATCCACCTCGCCTTCGCCCAAAACAGGCTCACCTCCCGCCAGCTCGTCCACTTCTACGTGGACCGAGTTCAAACCCTGAACCCCTCCCTCCGCTGCGTCCTGGAGCTCAACCCCGACGCTCTCCATCAGGCCGACGAGGCCGATCGGCTGAGAGCAGCTGCCGGTGGGGACGGGACCACCCTGGGGCACTTGCATGGGATCCCCGTCCTCCTCAAGGACAGCATCGGGACTgacgacaagctgaacaccagCGCCGGGTCGTACGCGCTGCTGGGGGCTCGCGTCGCGAGGGACGCGTTCGTGGTGGAGAGGTTGAGGAGCGCCGGGGCTGTGATTTTGGGCAAGGCGAGTATGAGCGAGTGGTACTCGGTCCGGTCCTTTGAGATGCCCAGTGGCTGGTGCGCTCGAGGTGGAGAGGGCTTG AATCCTTATGTGAAATCGGGTGACCCATGTGGCTCCAGCAGTGGCTCAGCAATAGCAGTGGCTGCAAACATGGTTGCTGTGTCATTAGGGACTGAAACTGATGGTTCCATCATCTGCCCAGGTGATCATAATTCGGTTGTCGGTTTCAAGCCCACGGTTGGACTCACTAGTCGGGCAGGCGTTATTCCACTTTCACCACGCCAAGACTCAATTGG GCCCATATGCAGAAGTGTGTCGGATGCAGTCCATGTACTTGATGCAATAGTTGGATTTGATCCAAGGGATGAAGCTACAGGGGAAGCAGCCAAATTCATACCTATGGGTGGTTACAAGCAGTTCCTTAGGGAAGATGGTCTCAAGGGAAAAAGATTGGGCATAGTAAGAAAGCCTTTTTTGGACTCTTTTAAGGGATCCACTGCTGCTTCGGCTTTTGATCAACATCTTGTAACTTTCTG GAGCAATGGTGCAACTGTCGTGGATAATTTAGAGATAGAAAACATTGGCATCATCCTGAATCCAGCTCAGAGTGGTGAAATGGCTTTACTGCTAGCTGAGTTCAAGCATACTCTAAATGAATACTTAGGAGGATTGAGCAACTCCCGGGTGAAGTCGCTAGCAGAAGTTATCGCCTTCAACTCCAACAATCCAGATTTG GAGAAGATGGAAGAGTATAACCAGGATGGATTAATTGCAGCAGAGATGACAAACATGCTCGACGAGGAAGTTGTCGAGGCAGAACGTAGGATGAAACAGTTGTCGGAAGAGGGATTTGAAAAGCTAATGAAGGAAAACGAGCTGGACGCCATGGTGACGCTAGGTGCAGATGCTGCCACAGTTCTGGCAATTGGAGGCTATCCAGCGCTGACTGTCCCCGCCGGATACGACGACAATGGAATGCCGTTCGGGATTTGCTTTGGGGGATTGAAGGGATCGGAAGCCAAGTTGATTGAGACAGCCTATGCTTTTGAACAAGCCACGAGGATGCGTAAACCTCCTCTCTCATATTCTACTGAATTTCACTATCCGCATTATCAGTAA
- the LOC115731378 gene encoding probable amidase At4g34880 — translation MTSLFSLSLLLSVALLSLSFLTTTISASQFTFHEATIESIHLAFAQSRLTSRQLVDFYLDQIQTLNPSLRCVLEVNPDALDQADEADRLRAAAAGGNGALGDLHGIPVLLKDSIGTDDKMNTSAGSYALLGARVARDAFVVERLRSAGAVILGKASMSEWYSLRSWEMPRGWCARGGQGLNPYMKSGNPCGSSSGSAIAVAANMVTVSLGTETDSSIICPADYNSVVGFKPTVGLTSRAGVILVSPRQDSIGPISRTVSDAVHVLDAIVGFDPRDEATGEAAEFIPMGGFKQFLREDGLNGKRLGIVRHPFSDFKGSTAASIFDQHLATFRNNGATLVDNLEIKNIDIILNPFQSGEMALLRAQFKHNLNEYLGGLSNSPVKSLAEVIAFNSDNPDLESMEEYNQDGLIAAEKTNILDEEVVKAEHMMKKLSEEGFEKLMKENKLDAMVTLGANAATIPAFGGYPALTVPAGYDDNGMPFGICFGGLKGSEAKLIEIAYSFEQATRMRKPPLSFSTEFHYQYYQ, via the exons atgacttCCCTCTTCTCACTCTCACTCTTACTCTCAGTcgctctcctctccctctccttcctcACGACCACCATCTCCGCTTCTCAGTTCACCTTCCACGAGGCCACCATCGAATCCATCCACCTCGCCTTCGCCCAAAGCAGGCTTACCTCCCGCCAGCTTGTCGACTTCTACCTGGACCAAATCCAAACCCTCAACCCCTCCCTCCGCTGCGTCCTGGAGGTCAACCCCGACGCTCTCGATCAAGCCGACGAGGCCGATCGACTGAGAGCAGCAGCGGCCGGTGGCAACGGGGCCCTGGGGGATCTGCACGGGATCCCCGTCCTGCTCAAGGACAGCATCGGGACTGACGACAAGATGAACACCAGCGCCGGATCGTACGCGCTGCTGGGGGCTCGCGTCGCGAGGGACGCGTTCGTGGTGGAGAGGTTGAGGAGCGCCGGGGCTGTGATTTTGGGCAAGGCGAGTATGAGCGAGTGGTACTCGCTCCGGTCCTGGGAGATGCCCAGGGGTTGGTGCGCTCGAGGTGGACAGGGCTTG AATCCTTACATGAAGTCGGGGAACCCATGTGGTTCCAGCAGTGGCTCAGCAATAGCAGTGGCTGCAAACATGGTTACTGTGTCATTAGGGACTGAAACTGATAGTTCCATCATCTGCCCAGCTGATTATAATTCGGTTGTCGGTTTCAAACCCACTGTTGGACTCACTAGTCGGGCAGGCGTTATCTTAGTTTCACCCCGCCAAGACTCAATTGG GCCCATAAGCAGAACTGTGTCTGATGCAGTCCATGTGCTAGATGCGATAGTTGGATTTGATCCAAGGGATGAAGCTACAGGGGAAGCAGCTGAATTCATACCAATGGGCGGTTTCAAACAGTTCCTTAGGGAAGATGGTCTTAACGGAAAAAGATTGGGCATAGTAAGACATCCTTTTTCGGACTTTAAGGGATCCACTGCTGCTTCAATTTTTGATCAACATCTTGCGACTTTCAG GAACAATGGTGCAACTTTAGTGGATAATTTGGAGATTAAAAACATTGACATCATCCTGAATCCATTTCAGAGTGGTGAAATGGCTCTACTTCGAGCTCAGTTCAAGCATAATCTAAATGAGTACTTAGGTGGATTGAGCAACTCTCCAGTGAAGTCGCTAGCAGAAGTTATTGCTTTCAACTCCGACAATCCAGATTTG GAGAGTATGGAAGAGTATAATCAGGATGGGTTAATTGCAGCAGAGAAGACAAACATACTGGACGAGGAAGTTGTCAAGGCAGAACATATGATGAAGAAGTTGTCAGAAGAGGGATTTGAAAAACTAATGAAGGAAAACAAGTTGGACGCTATGGTGACACTAGGTGCAAATGCTGCCACAATTCCAGCATTTGGAGGCTATCCAGCGCTAACTGTTCCTGCTGGATATGACGACAATGGAATGCCATTTGGGATTTGCTTTGGGGGATTGAAGGGATCCGAAGCAAAGTTGATTGAGATAGCCTATTCTTTTGAACAAGCCACGAGGATGCGTAAACCTCCTCTTTCATTTTCTACTGAGTTTCACTATCAGTATTATCAGTAA